The Clostridiaceae bacterium genomic interval CACTTTCGGAAATGCTTAATAAAAAGGTTAACATGAATGTCCCTAAAATCATCATTCTTCAGTTTAAAGAATTAAGCGAAATAATGAATGGAGCTGAAAGCCTGGTAGTAGGAATACTGTTAAAAATATCAGGTGATATCAAAGGGGATATAATGTTTATTTTAGATGCTGTGGCAGCTAAATTGCTTATAAATATGCTTATGGGTAATAACCCAACAGAAAAAGAAGAGAATGAAAACTTTAGTGAAATTGAAATATCAGCTTTAAAAGAAATTGGAAACATAATGACAGGCTCCTATATAACTGCACTGTCTATGTTGACTGGATTAAAAATAATACCCTCGGTACCCTATATAGCTATAGATATGGCCGGAGCTATAATAAGTGTGCCTGCCATTGAATTCGGAAAAATAGGCGATTCGGTTCTTTACATTGAAACCGAATTTTTTGAAGGAACAAACAAAGTAACCGGTGAATTTTTCCTTATATTGGAAACCGAATCTTTCGATAAATTAATGAGTACACTGGGAGTTAATACATATTGATGAATAGAATCATTAAAGTTGGAATGGCTGACTTAAATGCAATTAAACATCCTGGAATATTGACAACTTTAGGATTGGGCTCATGTGTAGGAATTGCACTATACGACAGGGATAATAAGGTTATTGGACTGGCTCATGTGATGCTGCCCTCAAGTCAGCAGGTAAAAAACAACTCAAATATTGCAAAATTTGCTGATACTGCAATTGAGAAACTTATAAAGGACATGGAACTGCTGGGAGCAAGTATAGAGAATATAGTTGCAAAACTTGCTGGGGGAGCACAAATGTTCGCTTTTAATGATTTTTCTGATACAATGAGAATAGGTATGAGGAATATCGCCGCGGCAAGAGAAAAACTTAGTGAACTTGGTATACCAGTAGTTGCAGAAGATACAGGAGGAAACTATGGTAGAACCATAGAATTATACTCAGAAGACGGGAGACTTCTTGTCAAATCAATAGGACATGGTATAAAATACATTTGACAAAATATTTTTTGTGAGGGATACAATGTCTGATAATGGTGCGCTTAACGAATTATGGAAGCAGTATAGCCGCACAGGAGATGCTTCCATAAGAGAAAAGCTGATAATCGAGTATTCATATTTAGTAAAATATATTGCAGGAAGATTAAGTATATATTTTGGTTCTAATGTTGAATATGAGGATTTAATTAGTTATGGTATATTTGGCCTTATTGATGCTATAGATAAATATGATATTAACAAAGGGGTTAAATTTGAAACCTATGCATCTCTGCGGATAAGAGGTGCTATAATTGACAGTATAAGGGAACTGGACTGGGTACCAAGGTCTTTGAGACAAAAAAGCAAGGAACTTGAAAAAACATATCAGGAATTGGAGAACGAATTAGGACGGGCAGCCACAGATAGCGATGTGGCCAACAAACTGGGGATATCACTCAATGAATTTTATAAACTTTTGAACAGCGCCAGTATTACAACCATTATGTCTCTCGAAGAATATATTGAACAAAATTATGAATTAGGAGTGAAAGATACAGATACCAAATCAGATGATGTACCTGAGAAATACGCAATACTGAATGAATTGAAGGAAGTTTTAGGGCAAACAATTAATAATCTTCCTGAAAAAGAAAGGACTGTTATAACATTATACTATTTTGAAGAATTGACCCTAAAAGAAATAAGTAAGATTATGAATGTATCAGAATCAAGAATTTCGCAATTACATACTAAAGCTATTTTAAGAATGAAAGGAAAATTAGAAAAATATAGAGCACACCTTAGCTGAATTATGTGAGGTAGATATGCTGGGTCAGAATAATAATAATGATAGTGATAACAGAACAAATGCTAAATCAAGCAGAAATTTTTCTATAACTTTATCAAATAATAAGTTATATGCTTATATAACTCTGCCTAAAAATGAAGATGCAGCACTACCGACATACGAAGATATAAATAGTGCTCTAAAAAAATCTGGAATTATATATGGTATTGATCATGACAGAATCAGGCAGCTTATTGCTGACCCTGTCTTCGGCCAGCCAATATGCATAGCTTCCGGCACCCCTCCTGTTAACGGTGATGACGGGAAAATAAAGCTGTTATTTGATACTTCTAATCAATATAAGCCAACAATTACTGAAGACGGAAAAGTGGATTTCCATGAATTAAATATAATTGAAAGTGTAAGAAAAGGCCAGCAGCTTTGCGTTGTGATTCCTCCGACCAAAGGTGTTATGGGAAAAAGTGTAACAGGTGAGGAAATACCCGCCCGTGAAGGAAAGTTCCCAAGATTACCCAAAGGTAAAAATGTTGAGGCATCTGAAGATAATTTATCCTTAGTAGCAAGTATTGATGGGCATGTAAGATATGTAGATAATAAAATTAGTGTTTTCCCTTATTATGAAGTGTCAGGTGATATTGATAATTCTACCGGTAATATCTCCTTTATCGGAGATGTTGTTGTTAAAGGCAACGTTCTATCGGGGTTTACTATAGAGGCAGGAGGAACTGTTGAGGTTTGGGGTGTTGTTGAAGGAGCATATATAAAAGCCGGAGAAGATATTATTCTAAGACATGGTATGCGAGGAATGGGCAAAGGAGTACTGCGGAGTGGCAGGGACATAGTTGCAAAGTATATTGAAAATAGCACCATTGAGGCAAAAAATGATATAAAGTCGGACTTTATTATGCATAGCAATGTAAAATGTGGAAATAAGCTTATTCTGACCGGAAGAAAAGGACTTCTTGTAGGCGGAGTATGCTGTGTAGCC includes:
- a CDS encoding chemotaxis protein CheC; the encoded protein is MVFKANGLSDKYIDVLREIGNIGSGHAVTALSEMLNKKVNMNVPKIIILQFKELSEIMNGAESLVVGILLKISGDIKGDIMFILDAVAAKLLINMLMGNNPTEKEENENFSEIEISALKEIGNIMTGSYITALSMLTGLKIIPSVPYIAIDMAGAIISVPAIEFGKIGDSVLYIETEFFEGTNKVTGEFFLILETESFDKLMSTLGVNTY
- a CDS encoding FliA/WhiG family RNA polymerase sigma factor, which produces MSDNGALNELWKQYSRTGDASIREKLIIEYSYLVKYIAGRLSIYFGSNVEYEDLISYGIFGLIDAIDKYDINKGVKFETYASLRIRGAIIDSIRELDWVPRSLRQKSKELEKTYQELENELGRAATDSDVANKLGISLNEFYKLLNSASITTIMSLEEYIEQNYELGVKDTDTKSDDVPEKYAILNELKEVLGQTINNLPEKERTVITLYYFEELTLKEISKIMNVSESRISQLHTKAILRMKGKLEKYRAHLS
- a CDS encoding chemotaxis protein CheD (catalyzes the conversion of glutamine residues to glutamate on methyl-accepting chemotaxis receptors), whose amino-acid sequence is MMNRIIKVGMADLNAIKHPGILTTLGLGSCVGIALYDRDNKVIGLAHVMLPSSQQVKNNSNIAKFADTAIEKLIKDMELLGASIENIVAKLAGGAQMFAFNDFSDTMRIGMRNIAAAREKLSELGIPVVAEDTGGNYGRTIELYSEDGRLLVKSIGHGIKYI
- a CDS encoding DUF342 domain-containing protein codes for the protein MLGQNNNNDSDNRTNAKSSRNFSITLSNNKLYAYITLPKNEDAALPTYEDINSALKKSGIIYGIDHDRIRQLIADPVFGQPICIASGTPPVNGDDGKIKLLFDTSNQYKPTITEDGKVDFHELNIIESVRKGQQLCVVIPPTKGVMGKSVTGEEIPAREGKFPRLPKGKNVEASEDNLSLVASIDGHVRYVDNKISVFPYYEVSGDIDNSTGNISFIGDVVVKGNVLSGFTIEAGGTVEVWGVVEGAYIKAGEDIILRHGMRGMGKGVLRSGRDIVAKYIENSTIEAKNDIKSDFIMHSNVKCGNKLILTGRKGLLVGGVCCVAKEVYAKTIGSQMAALTEIEVGINPEVRKRIREIKEKIPVYEENMMKSEQVINILSRFEALGTLPDEKKEMLSKCRYTKSYFSNLLQELKQELQCLEAQIQGKNMGKVHCSSRVYYGVKIIIGSSSMTIKENIDHCTIYLDGADIKIGPYLG